Proteins from one Salmonella bongori NCTC 12419 genomic window:
- the recD gene encoding exodeoxyribonuclease V subunit alpha, with the protein MTIQERLLEAVRQKLLRPIDAQFALTVAGYDDPAVTLAAALLSRDAGDGHVCLPLSRLTLTGEAHPLLVSWISETDTPIDWKKRLLASAAVSGGDSPAPLILCGDRLYLNRMWCNERTVARFFNEVNQDVEVDEAQLARILDILFPPTDEVNWQKVAAAVALTRRISVISGGPGTGKTTTVAKLLAALIQMADGERCRIRLAAPTGKAAARLTESLGAALRQLPLTDAQKKRIPEDASTLHRLLGAQPGSQRLRHHAGNPLHLDVLVVDEASMIDLPMMSRLIDALPPHGRVIFLGDRDQLASVEAGAVLGDICAYVNAGFTAERARQLSRLTGSTIPAGTGTQAASLRDSLCLLQKSYRFGSDSGIGKLAAAINCGDRSAIQAIFQQGFSDIEKRTLQSSDDYAGMLDEALAGYGRYLRLLHEKAAPEALLQAFSDYQLLCALREGPFGVSGLNDRIEQAMVQQRKIQRHPHSRWYEGRPVMIARNDSALGLFNGDIGIALDRGQGLRVWFAMPDGTIKSVQPSRLPEHETTWAMTVHKSQGSEFEHAALILPSQRSPVVTRELVYTAVTRARRRLSLYAEERVLAGAIVTRTERRSGLSALFDEVSRIE; encoded by the coding sequence ATGACAATCCAGGAGCGGTTACTGGAAGCCGTCAGACAAAAATTATTACGGCCCATTGATGCCCAGTTTGCTTTGACCGTCGCCGGTTATGATGATCCCGCCGTGACGCTGGCGGCAGCGTTGCTAAGCCGTGATGCAGGAGACGGCCACGTCTGTCTGCCGCTGTCGCGTCTGACGTTAACGGGGGAGGCGCATCCTTTACTGGTTTCGTGGATAAGCGAAACGGATACGCCAATCGACTGGAAAAAACGTTTGCTGGCGTCTGCGGCGGTTAGCGGTGGCGATAGCCCCGCGCCGTTAATTCTGTGCGGGGATCGTCTCTATTTGAATCGCATGTGGTGCAATGAGCGTACGGTCGCGCGCTTTTTTAACGAGGTTAACCAGGACGTCGAGGTTGACGAAGCGCAACTTGCTCGTATTCTGGATATACTTTTCCCGCCGACGGATGAGGTAAACTGGCAAAAAGTGGCCGCCGCCGTGGCACTCACTCGCCGTATTTCTGTGATTTCCGGCGGCCCTGGCACCGGTAAAACCACGACCGTCGCGAAGCTGCTGGCGGCATTAATTCAAATGGCGGATGGCGAACGTTGCCGTATCCGGCTGGCGGCGCCGACGGGAAAGGCGGCCGCACGCCTGACGGAGTCGCTTGGCGCGGCGTTGCGCCAGCTTCCGCTGACCGATGCGCAGAAAAAACGGATACCGGAGGACGCCAGTACGCTGCACCGCCTATTAGGCGCACAGCCCGGCAGCCAGCGATTACGACACCACGCGGGTAATCCATTGCATCTGGATGTGCTGGTGGTCGATGAAGCGTCAATGATTGATTTACCGATGATGTCGCGTTTGATTGACGCGCTGCCGCCACATGGTCGGGTTATTTTCCTTGGCGATCGCGATCAGTTGGCATCCGTTGAGGCGGGCGCAGTATTGGGCGATATTTGCGCCTATGTTAATGCTGGTTTCACGGCGGAGCGTGCCCGGCAATTGAGCCGCCTGACGGGAAGTACAATTCCGGCCGGTACCGGGACACAAGCCGCGTCTTTGCGCGATAGCCTCTGTTTACTGCAAAAGAGCTACCGTTTTGGCAGCGATTCCGGTATCGGGAAATTGGCTGCGGCCATTAACTGCGGTGACAGATCGGCAATCCAGGCTATTTTTCAGCAGGGGTTTAGCGATATTGAAAAGCGCACATTGCAAAGTAGCGACGATTATGCAGGGATGCTGGATGAAGCGCTGGCGGGGTATGGTCGCTACTTGCGGTTGCTGCATGAGAAAGCGGCGCCAGAGGCGCTCCTTCAGGCATTCAGTGATTATCAACTGCTTTGCGCGTTGCGCGAAGGCCCGTTTGGTGTAAGTGGGTTGAATGACCGTATTGAGCAGGCAATGGTCCAGCAGCGTAAAATTCAACGGCATCCTCATTCCCGCTGGTATGAGGGGCGGCCAGTGATGATTGCGCGCAATGATAGCGCGTTGGGGTTATTTAACGGCGATATTGGCATTGCGCTCGATCGCGGACAGGGGCTGCGCGTTTGGTTTGCGATGCCGGACGGCACGATCAAGTCCGTTCAGCCCAGCCGCTTGCCGGAGCACGAAACCACCTGGGCGATGACGGTACATAAATCACAGGGGTCGGAATTTGAGCACGCCGCGCTGATTCTACCCAGCCAGCGTTCACCGGTAGTTACGCGAGAATTAGTGTATACCGCCGTTACGCGCGCGCGGCGACGGTTATCACTGTACGCTGAGGAAAGGGTACTGGCAGGCGCGATTGTGACGCGCACGGAACGGCGCAGCGGATTATCGGCCTTATTCGACGAAGTCAGTCGCATCGAATAA
- the recB gene encoding exodeoxyribonuclease V subunit beta — protein sequence MNDVAEALDPLRLPLTGERLIEASAGTGKTFTIAALYLRLLLGLGGAAAFPRPLTVEELLVVTFTEAATEELRGRIRSNIHELRIACLRESTDNPLYASLLAEINDKKQAAQWLLLAERQMDEAAVFTIHGFCQRMLSLNAFESGMLFEQQLIEDESLLRYQACADFWRRHCYPLPRDIAQVVFDAWKGPNALLKEIDRYLQGEAPVIKAPPSQEETLASRHEQILARINQVKQQWREAVSELEALLESSGIDRRKFNRGNQAKWIEKITTWSQEETKNYQLPEALGKFSQRFLAERTKAGGVTPRHPLFVAIDNLLGEPLSIKDLVLTRALSEIRETVAQEKRRRGELGFDDMLSRLDAALRSESGEALAAAIRARFPVAMIDEFQDTDPQQYRIFRRVWHHQPDTALLLIGDPKQAIYAFRGADIFTYMKARSEVSAHYTLDTNWRSAPGMVNSVNKLFSQMDDAFMFRDIPFNPVKFAPGNQSLQFKVDGALQPAMTLWLMEGESCGSGDYQSYMAQVCATQIRDWLRAGQTGDALLMKGDSSQPVRASDISVLVRSRREAALIRDALTLLAIPSVYLSNRDSVFETLEAQEMLWVLQAVMAPERENTLRSALATSMMGLTALDIETLNNDENAWDAVVEEFDGYRQIWHKRGVMPMLRALMSARNIAENLLATAGGERRLTDILHISELLQEAGSQLESEHALVRWLAQHILEPDSNASSQQLRLESDKHLVQIVTIHKSKGLEYPLVWLPFITHFRVQDQAFYHDRHSYEAVLDLSHAEESIELAEAERLAEDLRLLYVALTRAVWHCSLGVAPLVRRRSDKKGETDVHKSALGRLLQKGEPLDAAGLRTCIEALCDEDIVCRTPGNTDNERWQTAAASLTELSARTLQRLPYDSWRVTSYSGLQQRGHSVAQDLIPRLDIDAAGVGEVTEAPAMTPHHFPRGASPGTFLHSLFEELDFTQPIDPQWVQEKLELNGFETQWEPVLTQWLDTVLHVPLNETGVRLSLLTAREKQVEMEFYLPIVQPLTARELDALIRRYDALSAGCPPLDFTQVRGMLKGFIDLVFRYEGRYYLLDYKSNWLGEDSAAYTQTAMAAAMQAHRYDLQYQLYTLALHRYLRHRMANYDYERHFGGVIYLFLRGVDSERPQQGIFTTRPAVALINQLDEMFAGEMSEEAQ from the coding sequence ATGAATGATGTCGCCGAGGCCCTTGATCCTCTACGCTTACCCCTTACGGGCGAGCGTCTGATTGAAGCGTCAGCAGGCACAGGCAAAACGTTTACTATCGCTGCGCTATATTTGCGTCTACTGCTTGGTCTTGGCGGAGCGGCTGCATTTCCCCGTCCGCTAACCGTTGAAGAGCTGTTGGTGGTCACTTTTACGGAGGCTGCTACCGAAGAGCTACGTGGGCGAATCCGCAGCAATATCCATGAGCTGCGTATCGCTTGCCTGCGGGAGAGTACGGATAATCCGCTGTACGCCAGTTTGCTGGCGGAAATTAACGACAAAAAGCAGGCCGCACAATGGTTATTACTGGCTGAACGACAAATGGACGAAGCGGCGGTCTTTACCATCCACGGCTTTTGCCAACGTATGCTCAGCCTGAACGCCTTTGAATCCGGCATGTTGTTTGAGCAACAGCTTATTGAAGACGAATCTCTGTTGCGCTATCAGGCCTGCGCTGATTTCTGGCGTCGTCATTGTTATCCGTTGCCACGTGACATTGCGCAGGTGGTTTTTGACGCGTGGAAAGGGCCGAACGCGCTATTAAAAGAGATTGATCGCTATCTGCAGGGCGAAGCACCGGTTATTAAAGCGCCGCCATCGCAGGAGGAGACGCTGGCATCGCGTCATGAGCAGATCCTGGCGCGCATCAACCAGGTAAAGCAACAGTGGCGTGAGGCAGTTAGTGAGCTGGAAGCACTGCTCGAATCATCCGGGATCGATCGCAGAAAATTCAACCGTGGTAATCAGGCTAAATGGATCGAAAAAATTACCACGTGGTCGCAAGAAGAGACAAAAAACTATCAATTACCTGAAGCGTTGGGAAAATTTTCACAGCGTTTTTTAGCTGAGCGTACCAAAGCGGGTGGCGTGACGCCCCGGCACCCCTTGTTTGTCGCGATTGATAACCTGCTGGGCGAACCACTATCGATCAAAGATCTGGTCCTTACCAGAGCGCTCTCGGAAATCCGGGAAACGGTGGCTCAGGAAAAACGGCGGCGCGGCGAGTTGGGATTTGACGATATGCTCAGCCGTTTAGATGCGGCGCTGCGTAGTGAAAGCGGCGAAGCGCTGGCAGCGGCGATTCGTGCCCGTTTCCCGGTGGCGATGATCGACGAATTTCAGGATACCGATCCACAACAATATCGTATTTTTCGCCGCGTCTGGCACCATCAGCCCGATACGGCACTATTACTTATCGGCGATCCTAAACAAGCGATTTACGCGTTTCGCGGCGCGGATATCTTTACCTACATGAAGGCCCGTAGCGAAGTGAGCGCGCACTATACGCTCGACACGAACTGGCGCTCCGCGCCGGGAATGGTGAATAGCGTTAACAAGCTGTTCAGTCAAATGGACGACGCCTTTATGTTTCGCGACATTCCCTTCAATCCGGTAAAGTTTGCGCCAGGAAACCAGTCGCTGCAATTTAAGGTGGATGGCGCTCTTCAGCCTGCAATGACCCTGTGGCTGATGGAGGGGGAAAGCTGTGGTTCGGGCGACTACCAAAGCTATATGGCGCAGGTATGCGCCACGCAGATTCGCGACTGGTTGCGCGCCGGACAAACGGGCGACGCGCTGCTGATGAAGGGCGATTCATCGCAGCCTGTTCGCGCCTCGGATATCAGCGTACTGGTGCGCAGCAGACGGGAAGCCGCTCTGATACGGGATGCGCTGACATTACTGGCTATCCCCTCCGTCTATCTTTCTAACCGCGACAGTGTGTTCGAAACGCTTGAAGCTCAGGAAATGCTATGGGTATTACAGGCAGTGATGGCGCCTGAACGCGAGAATACGCTGCGTAGCGCTCTGGCGACATCGATGATGGGGCTAACCGCTCTGGATATTGAAACGCTTAATAATGATGAAAATGCATGGGATGCCGTCGTCGAAGAGTTTGATGGCTACCGGCAGATCTGGCATAAACGCGGTGTGATGCCTATGCTGCGCGCGCTAATGTCGGCGCGCAATATTGCTGAAAATCTGCTGGCGACGGCGGGAGGCGAGCGTCGGTTGACGGATATTCTGCATATCAGTGAACTGTTGCAGGAAGCCGGTTCGCAACTGGAAAGCGAACATGCACTGGTGCGCTGGCTGGCGCAACATATTCTTGAACCCGATAGCAATGCTTCAAGCCAGCAGCTGCGCCTGGAAAGCGACAAGCATCTGGTGCAAATCGTTACCATTCATAAATCGAAAGGTCTGGAATATCCGCTGGTCTGGCTACCTTTTATCACGCATTTTCGTGTGCAGGATCAGGCCTTTTATCACGACAGGCACTCTTACGAAGCCGTACTGGATCTCAGTCACGCTGAAGAAAGCATAGAATTGGCAGAAGCCGAACGCCTGGCAGAAGATCTGCGCTTACTGTATGTCGCCCTGACCCGTGCAGTGTGGCACTGTAGCCTCGGCGTCGCACCGTTGGTACGGCGTCGTAGTGATAAAAAAGGCGAGACAGATGTCCACAAAAGCGCGTTAGGTCGACTTCTGCAAAAAGGTGAACCACTGGATGCCGCAGGCCTCCGCACTTGTATTGAGGCGCTATGTGATGAAGATATTGTGTGTCGAACGCCAGGCAATACAGACAATGAGCGCTGGCAAACTGCCGCGGCATCACTCACGGAACTTAGTGCCAGAACGCTACAACGTCTGCCGTATGATAGCTGGCGCGTCACCAGTTATTCTGGTTTGCAACAACGGGGACATAGCGTGGCACAAGACCTTATTCCTCGCCTCGATATTGACGCCGCAGGCGTCGGCGAGGTGACGGAAGCTCCAGCCATGACGCCGCATCACTTTCCTCGCGGGGCTTCGCCGGGAACATTTTTGCACAGTCTGTTTGAAGAGCTTGATTTTACGCAGCCCATAGACCCTCAATGGGTGCAGGAAAAACTTGAACTGAACGGCTTTGAGACGCAATGGGAACCCGTGCTTACGCAATGGCTGGACACAGTGTTACACGTGCCCCTTAACGAGACGGGCGTCAGACTGAGTCTGCTTACCGCGCGCGAAAAGCAGGTAGAAATGGAGTTTTATCTGCCGATCGTCCAGCCGCTGACCGCCAGAGAGTTGGATGCGTTGATTCGTCGGTACGACGCGCTTTCAGCTGGCTGTCCTCCGCTGGATTTCACCCAGGTTCGCGGCATGTTAAAAGGCTTTATCGACCTGGTGTTTCGTTATGAAGGACGTTATTACCTGCTCGACTATAAATCTAACTGGCTGGGTGAGGATAGCGCCGCTTATACCCAAACGGCGATGGCCGCAGCGATGCAGGCGCATCGCTATGATTTGCAGTATCAGCTCTATACGCTGGCCCTGCACCGTTATCTGCGTCATCGTATGGCAAATTACGACTATGAGCGCCATTTTGGCGGTGTTATCTATCTTTTCTTGCGCGGGGTGGATAGCGAGCGTCCGCAGCAGGGCATTTTTACCACTCGCCCAGCGGTAGCGTTGATTAATCAACTGGATGAGATGTTTGCAGGTGAAATGAGTGAGGAGGCGCAATGA
- the ptrA gene encoding pitrilysin has protein sequence MPRSIWFKTLLLLVALWGPVVQADIGWQPLKETIRKSEKDTRQYQAVRLDNGMVVLLVSDPQAVKSLSALVVPVGSLEDPDAHQGLAHYLEHMCLMGSKKYPQADNLAEYLKRHGGSHNASTAPYRTAFYLEVENDALPGAVDRLADAIAAPLLEKKYAERERNAVNAELTMARTRDGMRMAQISAETINPAHPGSRFSGGNLETLSDKPGNPVQQALIAFHKKYYSANLMKAVIYSNKPLPELARIAAETYGRVPNRQIKKPEITIPVVTDAQKGIIIHYVPALPRKVLRVEFRIDNNSAQFRSKTDELISYLIGNRSPGTLSDWLQKQGLVEGISANSDPIVNGNSGVFAISATLTDKGLAHRDEVVAAIFSYLNMLREKGIDKRYFDELAHVLDLDFRYPSITRDMDYVEWLADTMIRVPVAHTLDAVNIADRYDPAAIENRLAMMTPQNARIWYISPQEPHNKMAYFVDAPYQVDKISEQTLKNWRQKAQGIALSLPELNPYIPNDFTLIKNYKTYERPELIVDKPNLRVVYAPSRYFASEPKADVSMVLRNPQAMDSARNQVLFALNDYLAGMALDQLSNQAAVGGISFSTNANNGLMVNADGYTQRLPQLFQALLEGYFSYDATEEQLAQAKSWYTQMMDSAEKGKAYEQAIMPVQMISQVPYFSRNERRALLPSITLKEVLAYRNTLKTGARPEFLVIGNMSEAQAISLAQDVQKQLATNGAAWCRNKEVLVEKKQSVIFEKAGSSTDSALAAVFVPVGYDEYASAAYSAMAGQIVQPWFYNQLRTEEQLGYAVFAFPMSVGRQWGMGFLLQSNDKQPSYLWQRYQAFFPDAEAKLRAMKAEEFKQIQQAIITQMRQAPQTLGEEASRLSKDFDRGNMRFDSRDKIIAQIKLLTPQKLADFFHQAVVEPQGMAILSQISGSQNGKAEYVHPTGWKVWDDVSALQQTLPLMSEKNE, from the coding sequence ATGCCCCGCAGCATCTGGTTTAAAACATTATTGTTGTTAGTCGCCCTCTGGGGACCCGTAGTTCAGGCGGATATCGGTTGGCAGCCGCTGAAAGAAACTATTCGTAAAAGCGAGAAAGATACCCGGCAGTATCAGGCGGTACGTCTTGATAATGGCATGGTGGTATTGCTGGTATCCGATCCGCAGGCAGTAAAGTCGCTTTCCGCTTTAGTGGTGCCTGTGGGATCCCTTGAAGATCCTGATGCGCATCAGGGGCTTGCACATTACCTTGAGCATATGTGCCTGATGGGGTCCAAAAAATATCCGCAGGCTGATAACCTTGCCGAATACCTTAAAAGACATGGCGGTAGCCATAACGCCAGCACTGCGCCTTATCGAACGGCCTTCTACCTGGAGGTGGAAAACGACGCGCTTCCAGGCGCCGTGGATCGCCTGGCCGATGCCATTGCCGCGCCGTTGCTGGAGAAAAAGTACGCCGAACGCGAACGAAATGCGGTGAATGCCGAACTGACGATGGCGCGTACCCGCGACGGTATGCGCATGGCGCAGATAAGTGCCGAAACCATCAACCCGGCGCATCCAGGCTCGCGCTTTTCCGGCGGCAATCTGGAGACGCTAAGCGACAAACCGGGAAATCCGGTGCAACAGGCACTGATCGCTTTTCATAAAAAATACTATTCAGCCAATCTAATGAAAGCGGTGATTTACAGTAATAAACCCTTGCCAGAACTGGCGCGTATAGCTGCAGAAACCTATGGGCGTGTGCCGAACAGGCAGATTAAAAAGCCAGAAATCACTATCCCCGTTGTTACCGATGCGCAAAAGGGCATTATTATTCATTATGTGCCGGCGTTACCGCGTAAAGTACTGCGCGTAGAGTTTCGGATTGATAATAATAGCGCGCAGTTTCGTAGCAAGACTGATGAACTGATCTCTTACCTGATTGGCAATCGTAGCCCGGGGACGCTCTCTGACTGGTTGCAAAAACAGGGGCTGGTTGAAGGCATTAGCGCGAATTCCGATCCGATTGTTAATGGCAATAGCGGTGTGTTTGCCATTTCGGCAACACTGACCGATAAAGGCCTGGCCCATCGTGATGAAGTGGTCGCAGCTATCTTTAGCTATCTCAATATGTTACGTGAGAAAGGGATAGATAAACGTTATTTTGATGAACTGGCGCATGTGCTGGATCTTGACTTCCGTTACCCCTCTATTACCCGCGATATGGATTATGTCGAATGGCTGGCGGACACCATGATTCGCGTCCCGGTAGCGCATACGTTGGATGCGGTAAATATCGCCGATCGTTACGATCCTGCCGCTATCGAAAACCGTCTGGCGATGATGACGCCGCAGAATGCACGTATCTGGTATATCAGTCCCCAGGAACCGCATAATAAGATGGCCTATTTTGTCGATGCGCCTTACCAGGTCGATAAAATTAGCGAACAGACGTTGAAAAACTGGCGACAAAAAGCGCAGGGCATTGCGTTGTCTTTGCCGGAATTAAACCCTTATATTCCCAATGATTTTACGCTTATTAAGAATTATAAAACTTACGAGCGGCCAGAGCTGATTGTCGATAAACCGAATTTACGCGTGGTTTATGCGCCAAGCCGTTATTTCGCCAGCGAGCCAAAAGCTGACGTGAGCATGGTATTACGTAACCCGCAGGCCATGGACAGCGCCCGAAATCAGGTGCTGTTTGCTCTCAATGATTATCTGGCGGGAATGGCGCTCGATCAGCTCAGCAACCAGGCGGCAGTAGGCGGTATTAGCTTTTCTACCAACGCCAACAATGGACTCATGGTCAATGCGGATGGTTATACCCAGCGTTTGCCGCAACTTTTCCAGGCGTTGCTGGAGGGGTATTTCAGCTACGACGCTACCGAAGAACAGCTGGCGCAGGCGAAGTCATGGTATACGCAGATGATGGATTCTGCGGAGAAGGGAAAAGCCTACGAACAGGCGATTATGCCGGTGCAAATGATTTCGCAAGTGCCTTATTTTTCCCGTAATGAGCGTCGTGCTTTGCTGCCGTCCATTACATTGAAAGAGGTGCTGGCCTACCGTAATACCTTAAAAACAGGCGCACGCCCGGAGTTTTTGGTTATTGGTAATATGAGTGAGGCCCAGGCAATTTCGCTGGCGCAGGATGTTCAAAAACAACTTGCGACGAACGGAGCGGCGTGGTGTCGCAATAAAGAAGTGCTGGTTGAGAAAAAACAGTCGGTGATATTTGAAAAAGCGGGCAGTAGCACCGACTCCGCGCTGGCAGCGGTCTTTGTCCCGGTCGGTTACGATGAATACGCCAGCGCGGCCTATAGCGCGATGGCAGGTCAGATTGTGCAACCGTGGTTTTACAATCAGCTACGAACCGAAGAGCAACTGGGATACGCCGTCTTTGCTTTTCCAATGAGCGTAGGTCGCCAATGGGGAATGGGCTTCCTGCTACAGAGCAACGACAAACAGCCTTCTTATCTGTGGCAACGTTATCAGGCATTTTTCCCTGACGCCGAGGCGAAGCTGCGAGCGATGAAGGCAGAAGAATTCAAACAAATTCAGCAGGCGATCATTACGCAAATGCGCCAGGCGCCGCAGACACTGGGTGAAGAAGCATCCCGGTTAAGCAAAGATTTCGATCGGGGTAATATGCGCTTCGACTCGCGTGATAAAATCATAGCCCAGATTAAACTGCTGACGCCGCAAAAACTTGCTGACTTTTTCCATCAGGCGGTGGTGGAGCCGCAGGGCATGGCAATATTGTCACAGATTTCCGGTAGCCAAAACGGGAAAGCAGAATACGTGCATCCGACAGGCTGGAAAGTGTGGGATGACGTCAGCGCATTGCAACAAACTTTACCTCTCATGAGCGAAAAGAATGAATGA